A section of the Paenibacillus aurantius genome encodes:
- the infB gene encoding translation initiation factor IF-2 translates to MSKQDNKDKLRVYEYAKNLNMSSKEIITILKRLNISVNNHMSVMENEAVDAVEKFFRDVKANAAAKRANEGSASVASAPAKSQQPKVQTAGSGNRPAGQAGGQGQGQGGQQRTQQGGSGQQRSGQGGGSSQQRPGGQSQQRSGGGQGQSRPYNNSGGPNRTGGQGGGGNRPSGGGFSSGGSRDQRSGQGQGQGGQRPQAGGASRPAASSAQPATRTPEQRKSHDNRGGQQGNQRVSEGRPNRNAVVPGVDAMDVKANEGVASKRTKPNGRRFDDNRSGGNRGGQGRGGNRYGQRGRQQQPQVRKEKIDNTPKKIIVRGAMTVGELTKLLHKDVSEVIKKLLTLGVMATINQELDLDTIQLIATEFGVDVEIKIRVDEENFELIEEKDQEEDLMERPPVVTIMGHVDHGKTTLLDAIRSTSVTEGEAGGITQHIGAYQVETHGKKITFLDTPGHEAFTSMRARGAQVTDITILVVAADDGVMPQTVEAINHAKAANVPIIVAVNKIDKPGANPDKIKQELTEYQLVPEEWGGDTIFVNLSAKQRTNLDQLLEMILLVSEVQEFKANPDKRARGTVLEAELDKGKGPVARVLIQHGTLRVGDSFIAGVCFGRVRAMVNDKGKRLKEAGPSTPVEITGLTEVPQAGDPFLAYEDERKARDIAEKRASTLRQSEMGANTRVTLDDLHKYIQEGEMKDLNVIIKGDVQGSVGALKGSLEKIEVEGVRVKIIHTGVGAITESDISLASASNAIVIGFNVRPEPMAKVQADQEKVDIRLHRVIYSVIEEIEQAMKGMLDPVFKESVIGHAEVRNTFKISKVGTIAGCMVIDGKITRSAEVRLVRGGIVVFEGKIDSLKRFKDDAKEVAQGYECGITLERYNDLKEGDIIEAFVMETVER, encoded by the coding sequence TTGAGTAAACAAGATAACAAGGATAAACTTAGGGTTTATGAATACGCCAAAAATTTAAATATGAGCAGCAAAGAAATTATCACCATTCTAAAACGACTAAACATCTCGGTTAATAACCACATGAGTGTGATGGAAAATGAGGCGGTGGATGCAGTGGAAAAGTTTTTTCGCGATGTAAAGGCCAATGCGGCGGCCAAACGCGCTAACGAAGGTTCGGCTTCGGTAGCTTCGGCGCCTGCCAAGTCCCAGCAGCCGAAGGTTCAAACGGCAGGATCGGGCAACCGCCCGGCAGGGCAAGCAGGCGGCCAAGGCCAAGGCCAAGGAGGCCAGCAGCGCACCCAGCAGGGAGGAAGCGGCCAGCAGCGTTCGGGCCAAGGGGGCGGATCGTCCCAGCAGCGCCCAGGCGGGCAGTCGCAGCAAAGATCAGGCGGCGGACAAGGGCAATCTCGTCCGTATAACAACAGCGGCGGGCCTAACCGCACCGGCGGTCAAGGCGGCGGAGGCAATCGTCCGTCCGGCGGCGGGTTCTCAAGCGGCGGAAGCCGGGACCAGCGTTCCGGTCAAGGCCAAGGCCAAGGCGGGCAACGGCCTCAAGCCGGCGGAGCGAGCCGTCCGGCGGCAAGCTCTGCCCAGCCGGCGACACGCACACCGGAACAGCGGAAGTCCCACGATAACCGCGGGGGACAGCAGGGCAATCAGAGAGTTTCCGAGGGCCGTCCGAACCGCAATGCGGTCGTTCCTGGCGTGGACGCCATGGATGTAAAGGCGAACGAAGGAGTGGCCAGCAAGCGTACGAAGCCGAACGGCCGGCGTTTTGATGACAACCGTTCGGGAGGAAACCGCGGAGGCCAAGGTCGAGGCGGCAACCGTTATGGACAGCGGGGAAGACAGCAGCAGCCTCAAGTCCGTAAAGAGAAGATCGACAATACGCCTAAGAAGATCATCGTCCGCGGTGCCATGACCGTCGGCGAGCTGACTAAACTGCTTCACAAAGATGTTTCGGAGGTTATCAAGAAGCTTCTGACTCTTGGCGTCATGGCCACGATCAACCAGGAGCTTGACCTGGATACGATCCAGCTGATCGCGACGGAATTCGGGGTGGATGTCGAGATCAAGATCCGTGTGGATGAAGAGAACTTCGAGCTGATCGAGGAGAAGGACCAAGAAGAAGATCTGATGGAGCGTCCTCCGGTTGTTACCATTATGGGTCACGTCGACCACGGGAAGACGACGCTGCTGGACGCCATCCGTTCGACCAGCGTGACCGAAGGGGAAGCCGGCGGGATTACCCAGCACATCGGAGCTTACCAGGTAGAAACGCACGGCAAGAAAATTACGTTCCTAGATACTCCGGGTCACGAAGCGTTCACTTCGATGCGTGCCCGCGGCGCGCAGGTTACGGACATTACGATTCTTGTGGTGGCGGCCGATGACGGTGTCATGCCGCAGACGGTGGAAGCCATCAACCATGCGAAGGCAGCCAATGTGCCGATTATTGTGGCTGTAAACAAAATCGATAAGCCGGGTGCCAACCCGGACAAAATAAAGCAAGAGCTTACCGAGTATCAACTGGTTCCGGAAGAGTGGGGCGGCGATACGATCTTCGTTAATCTCTCGGCTAAGCAGCGCACGAACCTGGATCAGCTTCTTGAAATGATCCTTCTCGTCTCCGAGGTTCAGGAGTTTAAAGCGAACCCGGATAAGAGAGCCCGCGGTACGGTGCTCGAAGCCGAGCTGGATAAAGGGAAAGGTCCTGTGGCCCGCGTGCTCATTCAGCACGGAACGCTCCGCGTCGGGGACAGCTTTATTGCCGGTGTCTGCTTCGGCCGTGTCCGCGCCATGGTCAACGACAAGGGCAAGCGCCTGAAGGAAGCCGGTCCTTCTACTCCGGTCGAAATCACCGGTCTTACCGAGGTTCCGCAGGCGGGGGATCCGTTCCTTGCCTATGAAGACGAGCGCAAAGCAAGAGACATCGCCGAGAAGCGGGCGTCTACCCTTCGTCAGTCTGAGATGGGAGCGAATACCCGCGTAACCTTGGATGATTTGCATAAGTACATCCAGGAAGGCGAAATGAAGGACCTCAACGTTATCATCAAAGGGGACGTACAAGGATCCGTCGGAGCCTTGAAAGGATCGCTTGAGAAGATTGAAGTGGAAGGCGTCCGGGTAAAGATCATTCATACCGGAGTAGGAGCCATTACCGAGTCCGATATCAGCTTGGCATCGGCTTCGAACGCCATCGTCATCGGGTTCAACGTTCGTCCGGAGCCTATGGCCAAAGTACAGGCCGATCAGGAGAAAGTGGATATCCGCCTCCATCGCGTCATTTACAGCGTAATCGAGGAAATCGAGCAGGCCATGAAGGGAATGCTGGATCCGGTCTTCAAGGAGAGTGTCATCGGGCACGCCGAAGTGCGGAACACATTCAAAATTTCCAAGGTCGGGACCATCGCAGGCTGTATGGTTATAGACGGGAAGATTACCCGGTCGGCAGAGGTTCGCTTGGTACGCGGCGGGATTGTTGTTTTCGAAGGCAAGATCGATTCCCTGAAGCGGTTTAAGGATGACGCCAAAGAAGTGGCACAGGGCTACGAGTGCGGTATTACCCTCGAACGTTACAATGATCTGAAGGAAGGCGACATCATTGAAGCCTTCGTAATGGAAACCGTTGAGAGGTGA
- a CDS encoding DHH family phosphoesterase, whose amino-acid sequence MKPERPSYDWQLQEAKRFLEEQDDFLVVAHINPDGDAISSTLAVGWMLKQLGKRFVMVNEGKSPDKFDYLWGNSDIADFSVIERKPDFQHVISVDCADYSRIGQVSSIFGEAPSLLNIDHHPTNDYFGTVQLIRPDAAATVEILYELAVVLGIRWEEELASCIYTGLLTDTGGFRYSNTTPNVMRIASEMLGYGVKGSVLAEHLLERMTRSHVALLRKALAQLSFSHEGKIAWIAVSAQDIAEAGASNEDLEGIVNYPRNIEGVEVGILVKEGEGGRFKASLRSAGKVNVAEIAQRFGGGGHVRAAGCSFEGTIESVLDKIVKEVGKALV is encoded by the coding sequence ATGAAGCCGGAGAGGCCTTCTTACGACTGGCAGCTGCAGGAAGCCAAGCGCTTCCTGGAGGAGCAGGATGATTTTCTCGTGGTGGCCCACATAAATCCGGATGGAGACGCCATTAGCTCGACCCTGGCCGTCGGCTGGATGCTCAAGCAATTGGGCAAGCGTTTTGTCATGGTAAACGAGGGCAAGTCTCCGGATAAGTTTGATTATTTGTGGGGAAACAGCGATATTGCGGATTTCTCCGTTATCGAACGGAAGCCAGACTTCCAGCATGTGATCAGCGTGGATTGTGCCGATTATTCACGGATTGGTCAGGTTTCCTCGATCTTCGGGGAGGCCCCCTCTCTATTGAATATCGATCATCATCCCACGAACGACTATTTCGGTACCGTTCAGCTGATCCGGCCGGATGCTGCCGCTACGGTTGAAATTCTGTATGAGTTGGCCGTCGTTCTCGGCATCCGCTGGGAGGAAGAGCTTGCTTCTTGTATTTACACAGGACTATTGACCGATACAGGCGGATTCCGGTATTCCAACACGACTCCGAATGTCATGAGGATTGCTTCCGAGATGCTGGGCTACGGCGTTAAGGGCAGCGTACTGGCGGAACATTTGCTCGAGCGGATGACCCGCAGCCACGTAGCCCTTCTCCGCAAAGCCCTTGCTCAGCTTTCCTTCTCGCACGAAGGGAAGATTGCTTGGATAGCGGTCTCGGCCCAGGACATTGCTGAAGCGGGAGCGTCCAATGAAGATTTGGAAGGGATTGTCAACTACCCCCGCAATATTGAAGGGGTAGAAGTGGGCATCCTCGTTAAGGAAGGGGAGGGCGGCCGGTTCAAAGCCAGTCTCCGCTCGGCCGGAAAGGTGAATGTGGCTGAAATAGCCCAACGTTTTGGCGGCGGAGGACATGTCCGCGCGGCAGGCTGCTCCTTCGAAGGAACCATCGAGTCTGTTCTGGACAAGATCGTAAAGGAAGTAGGGAAGGCACTCGTATGA
- the rpsO gene encoding 30S ribosomal protein S15, whose amino-acid sequence MALTQERKQQLISEHKVHETDTGSPEVQVAILTENIVNLTQHLREHKKDHHSRRGLLKMVGQRRKLLTYLKNNDVRRYSALIEKLGLRR is encoded by the coding sequence ATGGCACTTACCCAAGAGCGTAAGCAGCAGTTGATTTCGGAGCACAAGGTCCACGAAACGGATACCGGGTCCCCCGAAGTTCAAGTGGCTATCCTAACGGAAAACATCGTTAACCTTACCCAGCATTTGCGCGAGCACAAGAAAGATCATCATTCCCGCCGCGGATTGCTTAAGATGGTAGGACAACGCCGTAAATTGCTGACATACCTGAAGAACAACGATGTCAGACGTTACAGCGCACTGATCGAAAAACTCGGCCTTCGCCGATAA
- a CDS encoding bifunctional riboflavin kinase/FAD synthetase, translating to MQVFELNYPCLLPQPGMPAAQVMAIGDFDGVHRGHREVIGRALETARKLGIPASIMTFHPHPREILGQDKYRSILTPLPEKLEIFRELGVQYAYVVSFNEPFSRLSPQQFISDILLGIGLESVIVGFDFSFGYQGRGTPDTLAQEGHGQFAVEIVRPYQMDDHKVSSTYIRESLQEGKVDQAARLLGRPYSIQGTVVHGEARGRTIGFPTANLETDWRYVLPANGVYAIKAYVRGQAYKGVMNIGVKPTFATGELTPSLEAHLFDFQESIYGEMVRVEFIRHLRPEIKFGSVNELVEQIHRDAAQARELLQDF from the coding sequence ATGCAGGTTTTTGAACTGAACTATCCATGCCTGCTCCCCCAGCCGGGGATGCCGGCCGCCCAAGTGATGGCCATCGGCGACTTCGACGGCGTCCACCGGGGGCATCGCGAAGTCATCGGACGTGCCTTGGAGACCGCAAGGAAGCTGGGGATTCCGGCGTCCATTATGACTTTTCATCCTCACCCGAGGGAAATTCTCGGACAGGATAAATACCGCAGCATTCTCACCCCGCTGCCGGAAAAGCTGGAAATCTTCCGGGAGCTCGGGGTGCAGTATGCTTATGTGGTTTCCTTCAACGAACCCTTCTCGAGATTGAGCCCCCAGCAGTTTATTTCCGATATTCTGCTTGGGATCGGCCTGGAGTCGGTAATCGTCGGGTTTGATTTCTCTTTTGGCTATCAAGGCCGGGGGACGCCCGACACCCTCGCCCAAGAGGGCCATGGGCAATTTGCCGTTGAGATTGTGCGCCCCTATCAGATGGATGATCATAAAGTCAGCAGCACTTATATCCGGGAGAGTCTTCAGGAAGGCAAGGTGGACCAAGCCGCCCGTCTGCTCGGACGTCCGTACTCCATCCAGGGGACGGTCGTTCACGGGGAGGCCCGGGGACGGACCATCGGTTTTCCGACCGCGAACCTGGAGACGGACTGGCGTTACGTTCTGCCGGCCAACGGGGTGTACGCCATTAAAGCCTATGTCCGCGGACAAGCCTATAAAGGCGTCATGAATATAGGGGTGAAGCCGACCTTTGCCACCGGTGAGCTTACTCCGTCGCTTGAAGCACATTTGTTCGATTTCCAGGAATCCATCTATGGGGAAATGGTCCGGGTGGAGTTTATCCGTCACCTGCGCCCTGAAATCAAGTTCGGTTCGGTGAACGAATTGGTGGAGCAGATTCATAGGGATGCCGCACAGGCACGAGAGCTTCTGCAGGACTTTTGA
- a CDS encoding polysaccharide deacetylase family protein, with protein MQHKYIGLGALVVALLLWGLGPVTGIDRYIETIRHPSSRPADPWKQLAAWKTAVQGEGLTEEEWKARIEKEAPAQRIAPINAKVDRIWKAIPGYNGREVDKERTLALTRDLPKGSPLPFVYREIKPEVGLEDLGPQPIYKGNPNKPMISLMINVAWGDEYLVKMLDTLKKENVHATFFFDGTWLSKNLETARRIGEQGHELSNHAYTHKNMSQLSRAKAVEEITRTEKLLEQLGVHNTLFAPPSGDFDAETVKVAHEMKLRTVLWTLDTVDWKKPEPSAVVKRITSQLEPGSLILMHPTHASSEALSSIIQAAKSRGLVLGTVSELLSPDRIPELEPKEAPKK; from the coding sequence ATGCAGCATAAATATATCGGCCTGGGTGCCCTGGTGGTGGCACTTCTCCTGTGGGGACTGGGGCCAGTCACGGGCATTGACCGTTATATCGAGACCATCCGGCATCCGTCCAGCCGGCCGGCCGATCCATGGAAGCAACTGGCCGCGTGGAAGACGGCCGTCCAGGGGGAAGGGCTGACGGAAGAAGAGTGGAAGGCCAGGATTGAGAAGGAAGCTCCGGCCCAGCGGATTGCTCCGATTAATGCCAAGGTCGATCGGATATGGAAGGCCATTCCCGGCTACAACGGGCGGGAAGTGGACAAGGAGCGCACGTTGGCCCTGACCCGGGATCTGCCGAAAGGAAGTCCGCTTCCTTTTGTTTACCGGGAGATCAAGCCGGAGGTCGGGCTGGAGGATTTGGGGCCGCAGCCGATCTATAAGGGCAACCCCAACAAGCCGATGATCTCCTTGATGATCAATGTGGCCTGGGGCGATGAATATCTCGTTAAGATGCTCGATACCTTGAAGAAGGAGAATGTTCACGCCACCTTTTTCTTCGACGGTACCTGGCTGAGCAAAAACCTGGAAACAGCCCGCCGAATCGGAGAACAGGGGCACGAGTTATCCAATCATGCCTATACGCATAAGAACATGAGCCAGCTGAGCAGGGCCAAAGCGGTGGAGGAAATCACCCGGACCGAGAAGCTTCTCGAACAGCTTGGCGTACATAATACGTTGTTTGCCCCTCCGTCAGGAGATTTTGATGCGGAAACGGTTAAGGTTGCCCATGAAATGAAGCTGAGGACCGTGCTGTGGACGCTGGATACCGTAGACTGGAAGAAACCCGAACCCTCGGCCGTCGTCAAGCGGATTACCTCCCAGCTGGAACCGGGCTCTCTCATTCTCATGCATCCTACCCACGCCTCGAGTGAGGCTCTTTCCTCCATCATTCAAGCGGCCAAAAGCCGCGGGCTCGTACTCGGTACGGTTAGCGAGCTGCTCTCGCCGGACCGAATCCCGGAGCTGGAGCCGAAAGAGGCACCGAAGAAGTAA
- a CDS encoding M16 family metallopeptidase, producing the protein MIKHQLSNGVRVVLEKIATGRSVSFGIWVRTGSRNESVKQNGISHFIEHMLFKGTDRYSAKDIAEVFDGIGGNVNAFTTKEYTCYYAKVLDEHLPIAVDVLSDMFFHSRFDQGELEKERNVILEEISMYDDTPDDLVHDLLAKAAYGDHPLGYTILGPEENLLAMTPDDLRAYMDEHYAIPNTVISLAGNFGDDVLDLIERHFGEFRTAGIEQSSSSPVFQSELEYESKQTEQNHICLSLPGCSLKDDRLYAMILLNNAIGGGMSSRLFQEIREKRGLAYSVYSYHSAHLDSGLFTIYTGTAPKQTEEVLKVSMEIIEEMVTKGMTESELAKGKEQLKGSLILSLESTSSRMNRIGKNELMLGRHYTLDETIERIQSVQMEDVRALTKELFSHPFALAMVGQSDKAIQGFRRDQLAAHRPDQTTTGL; encoded by the coding sequence GTGATCAAACACCAGCTTTCTAACGGAGTAAGAGTGGTTCTGGAGAAAATTGCTACGGGCCGTTCGGTTTCGTTCGGAATATGGGTCCGGACCGGATCCCGGAATGAATCCGTCAAGCAGAACGGGATCTCGCATTTTATTGAACATATGCTCTTCAAAGGAACGGACCGGTACTCCGCCAAAGATATTGCGGAAGTCTTCGACGGTATCGGCGGGAACGTGAACGCTTTTACGACAAAGGAATATACCTGTTACTATGCCAAAGTTCTGGATGAGCATCTGCCCATTGCGGTCGACGTTCTATCCGATATGTTCTTCCATTCCCGGTTCGATCAAGGGGAGCTGGAGAAGGAGCGTAACGTCATCCTGGAGGAAATCTCCATGTACGACGATACGCCGGATGATTTGGTTCATGACTTGCTGGCCAAAGCGGCCTACGGAGACCATCCGCTCGGCTACACCATTCTGGGACCGGAAGAGAATCTTCTTGCCATGACGCCGGACGATCTGCGGGCCTACATGGATGAGCACTACGCCATACCGAACACGGTTATCAGCCTGGCCGGGAATTTCGGAGACGACGTCTTAGACCTCATCGAACGGCATTTCGGAGAGTTTCGGACAGCGGGAATCGAACAGTCCAGCTCGAGTCCGGTTTTCCAGAGCGAATTGGAGTACGAATCCAAGCAAACCGAGCAAAATCACATCTGCTTGTCCCTTCCCGGCTGTTCCTTGAAAGACGACCGGCTGTATGCCATGATCTTGCTGAACAATGCTATCGGCGGAGGAATGAGCTCCAGGCTGTTTCAGGAAATCCGGGAGAAGAGAGGGCTGGCGTATTCCGTCTACTCCTATCACTCCGCACATCTTGACAGCGGCTTGTTTACGATCTACACCGGCACGGCTCCGAAGCAGACGGAAGAAGTGCTAAAGGTTTCTATGGAGATCATTGAAGAGATGGTGACCAAGGGCATGACGGAATCGGAGCTCGCCAAAGGCAAAGAGCAGCTGAAGGGAAGCTTAATTCTTAGTCTCGAGAGCACCAGCAGCCGGATGAACCGGATAGGCAAAAATGAGCTCATGCTCGGCCGGCACTATACGCTCGACGAAACCATCGAACGGATCCAGTCGGTGCAGATGGAAGACGTTCGCGCTTTGACCAAGGAGCTGTTCTCCCATCCGTTCGCCCTTGCCATGGTGGGGCAGTCGGATAAAGCGATTCAAGGATTCAGGAGGGATCAGCTTGCGGCACACCGTCCAGATCAAACGACTACCGGGCTGTGA
- the pnp gene encoding polyribonucleotide nucleotidyltransferase: protein MEKKIQIDLGGRPLVLETGRLAKQANAAVMVRYGDTAVLCTVTASTEPKDLDFFPLTVNYEERLYAVGKIPGGYVKREGRPTQKAILASRLTDRPIRPLFPEGFRNDVQIVNIVMSVEQDCSPEIAAMIGTSAALSISDVPFNGPIGGVVVGRVDGQFVINPTVEQADKSELYLVVSGTKDAIMMVEAEAHEVPEEIMLEAIMFGHEEIKKIVAAIEELTAEVGKTKMAVKLHTVDEEVNRLVRQYAKDRLVQAVSIGEKHARQDAIDLINDDTITHFNEVYVDEPDKLGDVKEVLYDIVKEEVRRLITHDKIRPDGRALDEIRPIECDTGILPRTHGTGLFTRGQTQALSVCTLGALGDVQILDGLDLEETKRFMHHYNFPPFSVGEARPLRAPGRREIGHGALGERALQMVLPPESEFPYTIRVVSEVLESNGSTSQASICAGTMALMDAGVPIKAPVAGVAMGLIKDGEHVSILTDIQGMEDHLGDMDFKVAGTAKGVTAIQMDIKIEGIDRAILSEALTQAKEGRMFILNKMVAHISEPKKELSPYAPKITIMQIHPDKIRDVIGAGGKIINKIIEETGVKIDIEQDGKVYIASSNQAMNDRAKEIIEGIVREVVVGEVYLGTVKRVEKFGAFVEVLPGKEGLVHISQLSTERVAKVEDVVKIGDKITVKVTEIDQQGRVNLSRKATLTAAPQAQPQQ, encoded by the coding sequence ATGGAGAAAAAGATACAGATAGATTTGGGCGGGCGCCCGCTCGTTTTGGAAACGGGGCGTCTTGCCAAGCAGGCCAATGCGGCCGTCATGGTGCGATATGGAGACACGGCTGTTCTTTGTACAGTAACCGCCTCCACGGAGCCGAAGGACCTCGATTTCTTTCCGCTGACGGTGAATTATGAAGAGCGTCTGTATGCCGTCGGGAAAATTCCCGGAGGCTATGTGAAAAGGGAAGGCCGTCCGACCCAGAAAGCCATTCTGGCAAGCCGGTTGACCGACCGTCCGATCCGCCCTCTGTTCCCGGAAGGATTCCGGAATGATGTGCAGATCGTCAATATCGTCATGAGCGTAGAGCAGGATTGCTCGCCGGAAATTGCCGCGATGATCGGAACCTCTGCGGCGCTCAGCATCTCCGATGTTCCGTTTAACGGTCCGATCGGCGGTGTGGTGGTGGGCCGCGTGGACGGTCAGTTCGTGATCAATCCGACGGTCGAGCAGGCCGACAAGAGCGAGCTTTATCTCGTCGTGTCCGGAACGAAGGATGCCATCATGATGGTTGAGGCGGAAGCCCACGAGGTTCCCGAAGAAATTATGCTGGAAGCCATTATGTTCGGCCATGAAGAAATCAAGAAGATTGTAGCCGCTATTGAGGAGCTTACCGCAGAAGTCGGAAAGACGAAGATGGCAGTGAAGCTCCATACGGTCGACGAAGAAGTGAACCGGCTGGTGCGCCAGTATGCTAAAGACCGGCTGGTTCAAGCCGTGAGCATCGGCGAGAAGCACGCCCGTCAAGATGCTATCGATCTGATCAATGACGACACCATCACCCATTTCAACGAAGTCTATGTGGACGAACCGGACAAGCTTGGCGATGTCAAGGAAGTCTTGTACGATATCGTGAAGGAAGAAGTCCGCCGCCTGATCACGCATGACAAAATCCGTCCGGACGGCCGGGCCTTGGACGAAATCCGTCCGATCGAATGCGATACGGGCATTCTGCCGCGCACGCATGGAACGGGGCTGTTCACCCGGGGTCAGACGCAAGCCTTGAGCGTATGTACCCTTGGAGCCTTGGGAGATGTTCAGATTCTCGACGGCTTGGACCTGGAAGAAACCAAGCGGTTTATGCATCACTACAACTTCCCTCCGTTCAGCGTAGGGGAAGCCCGTCCGCTTCGGGCACCGGGCCGCCGCGAAATCGGTCACGGAGCACTAGGGGAACGCGCTCTGCAGATGGTACTGCCTCCCGAAAGCGAGTTCCCGTATACCATCCGTGTCGTTTCGGAAGTGCTGGAATCGAACGGCTCGACCTCCCAAGCGAGTATCTGTGCCGGTACGATGGCCTTGATGGATGCTGGAGTTCCCATTAAAGCTCCGGTGGCTGGCGTAGCCATGGGTCTGATTAAGGACGGCGAGCATGTTTCCATTCTGACGGACATTCAAGGAATGGAAGACCATCTCGGCGATATGGACTTTAAGGTGGCCGGAACGGCCAAAGGCGTGACAGCCATTCAGATGGACATCAAGATCGAAGGGATCGACCGGGCGATTTTGTCCGAAGCCCTTACACAGGCGAAAGAAGGCCGCATGTTCATCCTGAACAAAATGGTCGCTCACATCAGCGAGCCGAAGAAAGAACTGTCTCCTTACGCTCCCAAAATTACGATCATGCAGATTCATCCGGATAAGATCCGCGATGTTATCGGAGCCGGCGGAAAGATCATCAACAAGATCATTGAAGAAACCGGCGTAAAGATCGACATCGAGCAGGATGGAAAGGTGTATATCGCTTCTTCCAACCAGGCGATGAACGACAGAGCCAAGGAAATCATCGAAGGCATCGTCCGCGAAGTAGTCGTCGGGGAAGTTTACCTGGGGACGGTCAAGCGGGTGGAGAAATTCGGTGCTTTTGTTGAAGTGCTTCCAGGCAAGGAAGGCCTCGTTCACATTTCCCAGCTTTCGACCGAGCGGGTAGCAAAGGTGGAAGATGTGGTCAAGATCGGAGACAAGATCACCGTTAAGGTAACCGAGATCGATCAGCAGGGAAGGGTTAACCTGTCCCGCAAGGCTACATTGACCGCGGCTCCTCAAGCCCAGCCTCAGCAATAA
- the rbfA gene encoding 30S ribosome-binding factor RbfA has protein sequence MAKVRTGRVGEQIKKELSLIIQTEFKDPRIGFLTITGVEVTNDLSQAKVYLSVLGSEEQKEETLKALARGTGFIRSELGKRIRLRVVPKLLWKFDTSIEYGSRIEGLLGQLNDGKTDL, from the coding sequence ATGGCTAAGGTTCGAACAGGCCGAGTGGGAGAACAGATCAAGAAAGAATTGAGCCTTATCATCCAGACGGAATTCAAGGATCCCCGAATCGGATTCCTGACGATTACCGGGGTGGAGGTAACGAACGATCTTTCGCAGGCTAAGGTTTACCTTAGCGTGCTGGGATCGGAGGAACAGAAGGAAGAAACCTTAAAGGCGCTCGCAAGGGGAACCGGGTTTATCCGCTCGGAGCTCGGAAAACGAATCCGGCTTCGGGTGGTTCCGAAGCTTCTCTGGAAATTCGATACTTCCATTGAGTATGGAAGCCGGATCGAAGGGCTCCTCGGGCAGCTTAACGACGGGAAGACCGATCTATGA
- the truB gene encoding tRNA pseudouridine(55) synthase TruB yields MTLEGVLPVWKPVDFTSHDVVAKVRRMTRIKRIGHTGTLDPKVTGVLPLCIGRATRVVEYIQELPKEYEAELTIGYATDTEDATGAITEQVESVSLTENQVEDAVKAFVGVIDQVPPMYSAVKVDGRRLYELAREGKEIERKSRKVEIYKLDIILLALDEPYPRVRFRVLCSKGTYIRTLCADIGKALGYPAVMSALVRTSTGSMTREQCLTLEEIQALAESGRLQERLIPADQAVSYLPKLTLIESDSAKALQGRKLHLTLSHEGGAGEAGLYRVYSEKGPFLGIFQWEDKDRQLSPVKVFN; encoded by the coding sequence ATGACGCTTGAAGGAGTTTTGCCGGTATGGAAGCCCGTTGATTTCACCTCCCATGACGTGGTCGCCAAGGTGAGGAGAATGACGCGGATTAAAAGAATCGGCCATACGGGGACACTGGATCCGAAAGTAACCGGTGTCCTTCCTCTTTGTATTGGCCGGGCAACCCGGGTGGTCGAATATATCCAAGAGCTCCCGAAGGAATATGAAGCAGAGCTCACTATTGGATATGCGACGGATACGGAAGATGCAACCGGAGCCATCACGGAGCAGGTCGAAAGCGTCTCGCTCACCGAGAATCAGGTGGAAGACGCGGTGAAAGCCTTCGTGGGGGTGATCGACCAGGTTCCTCCTATGTATTCCGCCGTTAAGGTCGACGGGCGCCGGCTGTACGAGCTCGCTAGAGAAGGCAAGGAGATTGAGCGTAAGTCGCGGAAGGTCGAGATCTACAAGCTCGACATTATCCTTCTTGCCTTGGACGAGCCTTATCCCCGCGTTCGTTTCCGGGTTCTCTGTTCCAAAGGAACCTATATCCGCACCTTATGTGCCGACATCGGCAAGGCGCTCGGCTATCCGGCGGTCATGTCCGCGCTGGTCCGCACGTCGACCGGTTCGATGACGAGGGAGCAGTGCCTCACGCTGGAGGAGATCCAGGCTTTAGCGGAGAGCGGGAGGCTGCAGGAGAGATTAATTCCGGCCGATCAGGCCGTGTCATATCTCCCTAAGCTGACTTTGATTGAATCGGATTCGGCCAAGGCTCTGCAGGGACGTAAGCTGCACTTGACTCTCTCCCATGAGGGGGGTGCCGGCGAAGCGGGATTGTACCGGGTCTACTCGGAAAAAGGTCCTTTTCTAGGTATCTTTCAGTGGGAAGACAAGGACCGGCAGCTAAGCCCGGTTAAAGTTTTTAATTAA